One genomic window of Thermococcus indicus includes the following:
- a CDS encoding PLDc N-terminal domain-containing protein — MTGEGAIFVFVGVFWLLGLIGLMAAIWVVYDVLAKQTKMDTTQKLIWILVALFLWLIGAIIYYLLVKREGKYEES, encoded by the coding sequence ATGACAGGTGAAGGGGCGATATTTGTATTTGTCGGGGTGTTCTGGCTGTTGGGTCTCATTGGGCTGATGGCAGCAATATGGGTTGTCTACGATGTCCTTGCAAAGCAGACGAAGATGGACACAACCCAGAAGCTTATTTGGATACTAGTGGCCCTGTTCCTTTGGCTCATAGGCGCGATAATCTACTACCTCCTCGTCAAGAGGGAGGGCAAGTACGAAGAATCCTGA
- a CDS encoding alanyl-tRNA editing protein, with protein sequence MPPVDVRAHTALHVVKGAVVKVLGEKAKWTASVYVDGNHGRLTVKFDRKPTPEEIAEIERLANEKVRENVPVQVYELPREEAEERFGEDMYDLFPIPPEVRTLKVVVIEGWNVNACNKEHTATTGEIGEIKIRKVRFRRSKELLEISFDVL encoded by the coding sequence ATGCCGCCGGTTGACGTTAGAGCCCATACGGCTTTGCATGTCGTTAAAGGCGCCGTCGTCAAGGTTCTTGGCGAGAAAGCAAAGTGGACGGCGAGTGTTTACGTGGATGGAAACCATGGAAGGCTGACCGTCAAGTTCGACAGAAAGCCGACGCCCGAAGAAATCGCCGAGATAGAGCGCCTGGCAAACGAAAAGGTAAGGGAAAACGTCCCGGTCCAGGTTTACGAGCTTCCGCGCGAAGAGGCAGAGGAGCGCTTCGGCGAGGACATGTACGACCTTTTCCCGATCCCGCCGGAGGTAAGAACCCTCAAGGTGGTCGTTATAGAGGGCTGGAACGTAAATGCCTGCAACAAGGAGCACACCGCAACTACCGGGGAAATAGGGGAGATAAAAATCAGGAAAGTCCGCTTCAGGAGAAGCAAGGAACTGCTTGAGATTAGCTTTGATGTCCTCTGA
- a CDS encoding VanZ family protein, whose protein sequence is MRRRFLFLYVLLLLFLNLTPRVPSSPVANGDKLVHLVEFASLGFFGWRWWAYLLPLPFLLEFLQLFVPGRTFSFADMGANLIGFTLGVIAGWWHEGSHEGTEVSNEGGD, encoded by the coding sequence TTGAGGCGGAGGTTTCTCTTCCTCTACGTGCTCCTTCTTCTGTTTCTGAACCTGACCCCGAGGGTTCCGTCGTCGCCCGTGGCCAACGGGGATAAGCTGGTTCATTTGGTAGAATTTGCCTCTCTGGGCTTTTTTGGATGGCGCTGGTGGGCCTACCTCCTGCCCCTGCCGTTCCTTCTGGAGTTTCTTCAGCTCTTCGTTCCCGGCAGAACGTTCTCCTTCGCCGACATGGGCGCAAACCTAATAGGCTTCACCCTCGGAGTCATCGCGGGGTGGTGGCATGAAGGTTCTCACGAGGGAACTGAAGTTTCAAACGAAGGGGGAGATTGA
- a CDS encoding DODA-type extradiol aromatic ring-opening family dioxygenase has translation MLAGIGLMPHGNPVLEPEDEETRKLAEVLKEIGRTFSDVDSYVLVSPHNARMSDHLGVVLAENLVSWLPFEGKEIPGEWKTDRGLAEKIYRVEKEAGMPVVDLNFASLRGEYSRWPLSWGELIPLSFLKKKPLVLITPSRGVSRETLVKFGEVLGDVLDMEEKKVALIISADHGHGHSENGPYGKVKESEEYDKLIMELINGNRIEELPKLPEELVRKALVDSYWGMLIMLGAMRKAEFELRTSAYACPTYFGMAGALWVRKG, from the coding sequence ATGCTCGCCGGAATCGGCCTCATGCCCCACGGAAACCCGGTTCTTGAGCCGGAGGATGAGGAAACGAGAAAGCTCGCGGAGGTTCTGAAGGAAATCGGAAGAACCTTTAGCGACGTTGATTCCTACGTCTTAGTAAGCCCCCACAACGCCCGTATGAGCGACCACCTCGGCGTTGTTTTAGCGGAGAACCTCGTCTCGTGGCTGCCCTTCGAGGGGAAGGAAATCCCAGGGGAGTGGAAGACCGACCGTGGGCTGGCCGAGAAGATTTATAGAGTAGAGAAAGAGGCAGGAATGCCGGTCGTCGATTTAAACTTCGCCTCGCTAAGGGGAGAATACTCCCGCTGGCCGTTGAGCTGGGGGGAGCTGATCCCGCTGAGCTTCCTCAAGAAGAAGCCGCTCGTACTCATAACTCCCTCGCGCGGGGTTTCTAGGGAGACGCTCGTAAAGTTCGGCGAAGTCCTCGGAGACGTGCTCGATATGGAGGAGAAAAAAGTCGCCCTCATAATAAGCGCCGACCACGGGCACGGGCACAGCGAAAACGGCCCCTACGGAAAGGTGAAGGAGAGCGAGGAGTACGACAAACTCATAATGGAGCTGATCAACGGGAACCGCATTGAAGAGCTGCCAAAACTCCCCGAGGAACTGGTGAGAAAAGCCCTCGTTGACAGCTACTGGGGAATGCTGATAATGCTCGGGGCGATGAGGAAGGCCGAGTTCGAGCTAAGGACTTCAGCCTACGCCTGCCCGACCTACTTCGGCATGGCCGGGGCGCTGTGGGTGAGAAAGGGCTGA
- a CDS encoding thiamine-phosphate synthase family protein — translation MRTPSVYIAEELMPFLRAKIAERLYREGMKQSQIAEYLGITQAMVSKYLAGKYKVPPAEVAERLEDMADDVSSFILFGGSREDAILLVAKHIFDLFQTGFLCRFYSEYAGVSEEACRSLFEVQPLRSEVLEVLNMALNELLRDEKFPALIPEVRSNFAYSLPSPRGIEDVAAIPGRITAAKGKAFALPPEFGASGFTAGILVKLAAIRPEIRSVLNIRYGRDIESALTAVGFKVGKVKTGGLSEEEAVRVIAEAFRQDAYDAVVDVGGLGVEPLVYIFGETPFDVVEKLKRLVENL, via the coding sequence ATGAGGACGCCCAGCGTGTACATAGCCGAGGAGCTGATGCCTTTTCTGAGGGCCAAGATAGCGGAGAGACTTTACCGTGAGGGCATGAAGCAGTCCCAGATAGCCGAGTACCTCGGCATAACCCAGGCGATGGTTAGCAAATATCTGGCCGGGAAGTATAAGGTGCCCCCCGCAGAGGTGGCCGAGAGGCTCGAGGACATGGCCGACGACGTGTCTTCCTTCATACTCTTCGGGGGGAGCAGGGAGGATGCGATACTCCTCGTGGCGAAGCACATTTTTGATCTGTTTCAAACCGGTTTTCTGTGCAGGTTCTATTCCGAGTACGCAGGTGTGAGCGAAGAAGCATGCAGGTCGCTCTTTGAGGTCCAGCCGCTGAGGAGCGAGGTACTCGAGGTTCTGAACATGGCCCTCAACGAGCTCCTCAGGGATGAAAAGTTCCCAGCCCTCATCCCGGAGGTCAGGAGCAACTTCGCCTACTCCCTTCCGTCCCCGCGGGGCATCGAAGACGTTGCGGCGATTCCGGGAAGGATAACCGCCGCCAAGGGTAAAGCCTTCGCCCTCCCGCCCGAGTTTGGGGCGAGCGGTTTTACCGCGGGTATACTCGTTAAGCTGGCCGCGATACGACCCGAAATACGGAGCGTTCTCAACATCAGGTACGGCCGTGACATAGAATCCGCCCTGACTGCGGTGGGGTTCAAGGTCGGGAAGGTTAAAACCGGCGGACTGAGCGAAGAGGAGGCCGTGAGGGTTATAGCAGAGGCCTTCAGGCAGGATGCCTACGACGCTGTCGTTGACGTGGGCGGCCTTGGAGTCGAACCGCTGGTCTATATATTCGGCGAGACGCCCTTTGACGTCGTTGAGAAGCTCAAGAGGCTGGTGGAGAACCTTTGA
- a CDS encoding secondary thiamine-phosphate synthase enzyme YjbQ — protein sequence MKVLTRELKFQTKGEIDLIDITREVERIVEESGIENGQVLVFVPGATGAIVTIEHESGLLEDFKRALRELIPKGKGYLHDRIDDNAHSHLRATLLGASECLPVVDGRLVRGTWQQIFFVELDVIPRQRRVVVQVVGE from the coding sequence ATGAAGGTTCTCACGAGGGAACTGAAGTTTCAAACGAAGGGGGAGATTGACCTCATCGACATAACCCGTGAGGTGGAGAGAATCGTTGAGGAATCCGGAATCGAGAACGGCCAGGTTCTGGTCTTCGTTCCCGGGGCGACTGGCGCGATAGTCACGATAGAGCATGAATCCGGTCTTCTGGAGGACTTCAAGCGGGCTTTGAGAGAGCTGATTCCCAAAGGCAAAGGCTACCTCCACGACAGAATCGATGACAACGCCCACAGCCACCTGAGGGCGACGCTTCTCGGCGCAAGCGAGTGCCTCCCGGTAGTTGACGGCAGGCTCGTGCGCGGAACCTGGCAGCAGATTTTCTTCGTCGAGCTCGACGTGATACCGAGGCAAAGGCGCGTTGTGGTGCAGGTTGTTGGGGAGTGA
- the pyrB gene encoding aspartate carbamoyltransferase, which yields MDWKGRDVISVRDFSKEDIEFVLNVAERLETELNEKGALEYARGKILATLFFEPSTRTRLSFESAMHRLGGSVIGFSSAASTSVKKGESLADTIKTVEQYSDVIVIRHSMEGAARLAAEVAEIPVINAGDGSNQHPTQTLLDLYTIKRAFGRIDGLTIGLLGDLKYGRTVHSLAEALAFYDVELYLISPELLRMPKHIIEELRERGVKVQETTDLEGTIPELDVLYVTRIQRERFPDEQEYLKVKGSYQVNCAVLKRAKESLRIMHPLPRVDEIHPEVDKTEHALYFRQVFSGVPVRMALLGLTLGVL from the coding sequence ATGGACTGGAAAGGACGCGACGTGATAAGCGTTAGGGACTTCTCGAAGGAGGATATTGAGTTCGTTTTGAACGTTGCCGAGAGGCTTGAGACGGAGCTCAACGAGAAGGGCGCACTCGAGTACGCGAGGGGAAAGATACTCGCGACGCTCTTCTTCGAGCCATCAACGAGAACCCGCTTGAGCTTCGAAAGCGCCATGCATCGCCTCGGCGGCTCGGTCATCGGGTTCTCCTCCGCCGCAAGCACGAGCGTTAAGAAGGGCGAGAGCTTAGCGGACACTATAAAGACGGTCGAACAGTACAGCGACGTGATAGTCATACGCCATTCGATGGAGGGGGCCGCGAGGCTCGCCGCGGAGGTGGCGGAGATACCGGTGATCAACGCCGGCGACGGCAGCAACCAGCACCCGACGCAAACTTTGCTCGACCTCTACACGATAAAGCGTGCCTTCGGGAGGATTGACGGCCTGACCATCGGCCTGCTCGGTGACCTCAAGTACGGGAGAACCGTCCACAGCCTGGCGGAGGCTCTGGCCTTCTACGACGTCGAGCTGTATCTGATTTCGCCGGAGCTCCTGCGGATGCCGAAGCACATCATTGAAGAGCTCCGCGAGAGGGGTGTGAAGGTTCAAGAGACGACCGACTTGGAGGGAACGATCCCGGAGCTGGACGTCCTCTACGTCACCAGAATCCAGCGCGAGCGCTTCCCGGACGAGCAGGAGTACCTCAAGGTCAAAGGTAGCTATCAGGTCAACTGCGCGGTTCTGAAGAGGGCGAAGGAAAGCCTCAGGATAATGCACCCGCTCCCGAGGGTCGACGAGATACATCCCGAGGTTGACAAAACGGAGCACGCGCTCTACTTCAGACAGGTCTTCTCCGGCGTGCCAGTCAGAATGGCCCTTCTGGGGTTAACGCTGGGGGTGCTTTGA
- a CDS encoding cyclic 2,3-diphosphoglycerate synthase gives MAEKRKKRVLILGAAGRDFHNFNVFFRDNPDYEVVAFTATQIPDIEGRVYPPELAGELYPNGIPIWSEDDMEKIIKEHDIDVVVFAYSDVPHEHVMHLASRAHSAGADFWLLGPKSTMLKSSKPVIAVTAVRTGCGKSQTSRKVAQILQEMGYKVVAIRHPMPYGDLRKQVVQRFASYEDLDKHECTIEEREEYEPYIDRGMVVYAGVDYEKILREAEKEADIILWDGGNNDFPFYEPDLWIVVTDPHRPGHELKYHPGETNFRAADVIIINKIDTANRDDIQKVRESIEKVNPNAVIIDGASPLYVDKPELIKGKRVLVVEDGPTLTHGGMKYGAGYVAAKKYGAAEIIDPRPYAVGSIIDTYKKYSHLDVILPAMGYGAKQIKELEETINRADADVVIMGTPIDLRRVMKLNKPAVRVRYELEEIGEPKLRDILKDFVEKCEKLKK, from the coding sequence ATGGCCGAGAAGAGAAAGAAGAGGGTTCTCATTTTGGGCGCCGCCGGAAGGGACTTCCACAACTTCAACGTGTTCTTCAGGGACAACCCCGACTACGAGGTCGTTGCCTTCACCGCCACTCAGATTCCGGACATCGAGGGCAGGGTCTACCCGCCCGAGCTCGCCGGCGAGCTCTACCCGAACGGCATTCCGATCTGGAGCGAGGATGACATGGAGAAGATAATCAAGGAGCACGACATCGACGTCGTCGTCTTCGCCTACTCCGACGTTCCGCACGAGCACGTCATGCACCTCGCCAGCAGGGCCCACAGCGCCGGTGCCGACTTCTGGCTCCTCGGTCCGAAGAGCACCATGCTCAAGTCCAGCAAGCCGGTTATAGCGGTTACCGCCGTTAGAACCGGCTGTGGAAAGAGCCAGACCAGCAGGAAGGTCGCCCAGATCCTCCAGGAGATGGGCTACAAGGTCGTCGCGATAAGGCACCCGATGCCCTACGGTGACCTCAGGAAGCAGGTCGTCCAGCGCTTCGCCAGCTACGAGGACCTCGATAAGCACGAGTGCACCATCGAGGAGCGCGAGGAGTACGAGCCCTACATAGACAGGGGCATGGTGGTCTATGCCGGCGTTGACTACGAGAAGATCCTCCGCGAGGCCGAGAAGGAGGCAGACATAATCCTCTGGGACGGCGGAAACAACGACTTCCCGTTCTACGAGCCCGACCTCTGGATAGTCGTCACCGACCCGCACAGGCCGGGCCACGAACTCAAGTACCACCCCGGTGAGACCAACTTCCGCGCGGCTGACGTCATAATCATCAACAAGATAGACACCGCCAACAGGGACGACATCCAGAAGGTTCGCGAGAGCATCGAGAAGGTCAACCCGAACGCCGTCATCATCGACGGTGCCTCACCGCTCTACGTGGACAAGCCGGAGCTCATCAAGGGCAAGCGCGTTCTTGTCGTTGAGGACGGCCCGACCCTCACCCACGGCGGCATGAAGTACGGTGCCGGCTACGTCGCCGCCAAGAAGTATGGCGCGGCTGAGATAATCGACCCGAGGCCCTACGCCGTCGGCTCGATCATCGACACTTACAAGAAGTACAGCCACCTCGACGTCATCCTTCCTGCTATGGGCTACGGCGCCAAGCAGATCAAGGAGCTTGAGGAAACCATCAACCGCGCCGATGCCGACGTCGTCATCATGGGTACCCCAATCGACCTCCGCCGCGTCATGAAGCTCAACAAGCCGGCCGTTCGCGTCAGGTACGAGCTCGAGGAGATCGGTGAGCCGAAGCTCAGGGACATCCTCAAGGACTTCGTCGAGAAGTGCGAGAAGCTCAAGAAGTGA
- a CDS encoding PLDc N-terminal domain-containing protein — MDEMAFFGLVYVAGMLLMVLQLLALVWVIYDVTTKQTKMSGVEKVLWIVLTFLFTILGALVYYLVVKRGRRYEEGEIDAGEIRVC; from the coding sequence ATGGACGAGATGGCATTCTTCGGCCTTGTCTATGTGGCGGGCATGCTCCTGATGGTCCTCCAGCTGCTCGCCCTCGTGTGGGTCATCTACGATGTAACAACAAAGCAGACCAAGATGTCCGGCGTTGAAAAGGTCCTGTGGATCGTCCTGACGTTCCTCTTCACGATACTGGGGGCACTGGTGTATTACCTCGTCGTTAAGAGGGGACGCAGGTACGAGGAGGGCGAAATAGACGCAGGGGAGATACGGGTCTGCTGA
- a CDS encoding ATP-binding protein, translated as MISLIEITEEYLGSLRFVEEIPREVELPGGRDIKAIIGPRRVGKTFLLLKKAKSIKDRQNVLYLPFDEPELRRLTARELAERIRREFPEGRVVLFLDEVQEWAEWDVKLRWLHDVGDFDVYISGSSSTLMSSEIPSRLRGRHVSRLILPLSFREIAGESGKTFRERGRLQAVLKDYIKWGGFPEVWTSKSREKIISILETMFYRDMVERFAFRDVKEFQEAFYHILSLYGGYFTYRSLQRALKGLGVDANLKTVMNYLRAMEESFLVFQLPIFSPSTRERMIKPRKLYLVDTAFASLFFKGHDGGRKLENLVFIELLREKSYWNPSLEISYYSDGKNEVDFVVREGSHMRELIQVTYELNAANYEREIKGLIRTAKRLEVSKLTVVTVEDEERIKEGNLTVEVLPIWKFLLRGHQS; from the coding sequence ATGATTTCGCTGATTGAAATTACCGAGGAGTACCTCGGCTCCCTCAGGTTCGTCGAGGAAATACCCAGAGAAGTTGAATTGCCCGGGGGAAGGGACATAAAGGCCATAATCGGGCCCAGAAGGGTAGGAAAAACGTTCCTGCTCCTCAAAAAGGCCAAATCAATCAAAGACCGCCAAAACGTTCTCTACCTTCCGTTCGATGAACCAGAGCTGAGAAGACTAACTGCCCGGGAGCTGGCGGAAAGAATCAGGCGAGAATTCCCTGAAGGCAGGGTGGTTCTTTTCCTTGACGAAGTTCAGGAATGGGCAGAATGGGACGTCAAGCTTCGCTGGCTCCACGACGTTGGAGATTTCGATGTATACATCTCGGGCTCCTCCTCCACCCTTATGTCCTCCGAGATACCCTCGCGCCTGAGGGGAAGGCACGTCTCAAGGCTGATTCTCCCGCTCTCATTCAGGGAAATCGCGGGAGAGTCCGGAAAAACCTTCCGGGAAAGGGGGAGACTCCAGGCGGTTCTGAAAGATTACATAAAGTGGGGAGGTTTCCCGGAGGTATGGACGTCCAAATCAAGGGAGAAGATTATTTCAATCCTCGAAACCATGTTCTACAGGGACATGGTGGAGCGCTTTGCCTTCAGGGACGTCAAAGAATTTCAGGAGGCCTTCTACCATATACTTTCCCTCTACGGCGGCTACTTCACGTACCGCTCCCTCCAGAGGGCCCTAAAGGGCCTCGGCGTCGACGCAAACCTGAAGACGGTCATGAACTACCTCAGGGCAATGGAGGAGTCCTTCCTCGTTTTCCAGCTCCCAATATTCTCACCCTCAACGAGGGAGAGAATGATAAAACCCAGAAAGCTGTACCTCGTTGACACTGCCTTTGCTTCTCTCTTTTTCAAAGGACACGACGGAGGGAGAAAACTGGAGAACCTGGTGTTCATAGAGCTGTTGAGGGAGAAGAGCTACTGGAACCCGTCGCTTGAGATCTCCTACTACTCCGACGGAAAAAACGAGGTTGACTTTGTCGTGAGAGAAGGTTCGCACATGAGGGAGCTCATCCAAGTGACCTACGAATTGAACGCCGCAAACTATGAGAGGGAGATCAAAGGGTTAATCAGAACTGCTAAGAGACTCGAAGTGAGTAAACTTACTGTAGTCACGGTGGAAGACGAAGAAAGGATTAAAGAAGGAAACCTAACGGTGGAGGTTCTTCCAATTTGGAAGTTCCTCCTCAGAGGACATCAAAGCTAA